A window of the Pogona vitticeps strain Pit_001003342236 chromosome 4, PviZW2.1, whole genome shotgun sequence genome harbors these coding sequences:
- the ZNF217 gene encoding zinc finger protein 217 gives MPTQPLLVYIDGPDSIASTVGSRMENNDATMPIKGANTISCKNLQDKFLMQGDGCMPFDCMFCDQTFKHPEDLGKHVLTQHRPTLCEPAVLRVEAEYLSHVDKGQIKPDLPSSDINEKDSQDFSCVVCGQAFEEAFDVETHMRKHKDSFTYWCNVCGRRFKEPWFLKNHMRTHTGKPGSRSKAPQGSESPITINEVVQDQVTESFTSPYKICMVCGFLFHNKESLIEHSKVHTKDAVANIVGSQADKSDKGSRTPGEEFLQFLNLKPRSPPSDSKQEKPVKWIAELDPFSTYQAWQLATKGKIAIGHGQIKEPGQEGSTDNDDSCSDKEELGEIWNTNKVSQTESTGRTKASRNGNYRYAGIGSMPQEKLKYPCREVPSMEIDSKLSQNKDKPTHCSECGKAFRTYHQLVLHSRVHKRDRKNGLEGSCTEGKQPKADLPDIVILDDNGVGEQAEGGSEDGSEDGLIETLDKNEDGMERAKIKSLGASRECRYCGKYFRSNYYLNIHLRTHTGEKPYKCEFCEYAAAQKTSLRYHLERHHKDKHTEVAADVKNDNKSILSSQEMSFLPIGRRVPETKNLKRLLEDAKDSKRVPPIKQQKEMPSSFQSTLKSITQDTTNGTDCNGLNISASVSCLENTKSEKNTAEHQLNSLVDKTEKKNSVLPESGLYTGAFKGRTNMNLLSETENSKCSLIVQERPLNLSKGSFQDPTVTSASRGSLATSTCPFCTYRTLYPEVLIMHRRLMHKPPNNSNAVNKNSIRTRAALKARRTGCPPYLLGKDVSPLPVNSGKMKSLPTQSKSSFVEKVKQCPALQNKTPILLGLNSSNSAPSNLKSCKSHITGVQMNSSKQQHEIHHTSSSTPGQDRGKRLGPKARFLASQSGVSSNSTGSPETRLTEAAWSSNRGIEFFSNRHSGNINLEFDGPPSKRTRPNLLASEQVDSSMYRRGNDVGRLHVAGRYTGLLSQECSPIKPAAAFLPVKQGLVSSEVDAINPVTILKPYETYGPGPFYSSCGSSSGQVPISSKEGKRPVSYQHLSNSILQKRSYESFIGNTQNRTSDKRT, from the exons atgccGACTCAACCTCTCTTAGTATACATAGATGGGCCAGATAGTATAGCCAGTACTGTTGGATCTCGAATGGAGAACAATGATGCCACTATGCCAATAAAAGGGGCCAATACAATCTCATGCAAGAACTTGCAGGACAAATTCTTAATGCAGGGTGACGGATGCATGCCTTTCGATTGCATGTTTTGCGATCAGACTTTTAAGCATCCAGAAGACCTTGGTAAGCATGTGTTAACACAGCACAGGCCAACACTTTGTGAACCAGCCGTTTTGCGTGTAGAAGCAGAATATCTGAGCCATGTTGATAAGGGGCAAATAAAACCAGATTTGCCATCCTCAGATATAAATGAAAAGGATAGCCAAGATTTCAGCTGTGTGGTCTGCGGGCAAGCATTTGAGGAGGCTTTTGATGTTGAGACCCACATGAGGAAGCATAAGGACTCTTTCACTTATTGGTGCAACGTGTGCGGAAGGAGATTTAAGGAGCCTTGGTTCCTCAAAAATCATATGAGAACACATACTGGTAAGCCTGGCTCTAGAAGCAAGGCCCCACAAGGTTCGGAGAGCCCCATAACAATAAATGAGGTTGTACAGGACCAAGTAACAGAGAGCTTCACATCACCTTATAAAATCTGCATGGTTTGTGGTTTTCTGTTTCACAATAAGGAAAGTTTAATAGAGCACAGCAAAGTACATACCAAAGATGCAGTAGCCAACATTGTTGGTTCGCAAGCTGACAAAAGTGACAAAGGAAGCAGAACACCAGGAGAAGAgtttttgcagtttttaaacttaAAGCCACGTTCACCACCTAGTGACAGCAAACAAGAAAAACCTGTAAAATGGATAGCAGAGTTAGATCCATTCAGTACATATCAGGCATGGCAGTTGGCTACCAAAGGTAAAATCGCTATTGGCCATGGACAAATAAAAGAACCAGGGCAAGAAGGAAGTACAGACAATGATGACTCATGCTCTGATAAAGAGGAGCTTGGGGAAATTTGGAACACAAATAAAGTGAGCCAAACTGAAAGCACCGGGAGGACCAAGGCAAGCAGAAATGGAAATTACCGGTATGCAGGGATTGGTAGCATGCCACAAGAGAAATTGAAATATCCCTGCCGTGAAGTGCCTTCCATGGAGATAGACTCTAAGTTGTCCCAAAACAAAGATAAGCCCACACATTGTTCAGAGTGTGGCAAAGCCTTTCGAACATACCACCAGCTAGTCCTTCACTCAAGAGTCCACAAGAGAGACCGAAAGAATGGTTTAGAGGGCAGTTGTACTGAAGGAAAGCAGCCAAAAGCAGATCTTCCGGACATTGTAATCCTGGATGACAATGGAGTGGGAGAACAAGCAGAAGGGGGCTCCGAGGACGGATCAGAAGATGGCCTGATAGAGACTCTAG ataaaaatgaagatGGCATGGAAAGAGCAAAAATTAAAAGCCTTGGAGCCTCAAGAGAATGCAGATATTGTGGGAAGTATTTCCGCTCAAACTATTACCTCAATATACATCTCAGAACTCACACAG gtgaaaaaccatacaaatgtgaaTTTTGTGAGTATGCAGCAGCCCAGAAGACATCTTTGCGGTATCACTTGGAGAGACATCACAAGGATAAACACACAGAAGTTGCAGCTGATGTGAAAAATGACAATAAAAGTATATTATCTTCCCAGGAGATGAGTTTCTTGCCAATTGGCAGGCGTGTACCAGAAACCAAAAATCTAAAAAGGCTTCTTGAAGATGCCAAAGATTCAAAAAGAGTCCCGCCTATTAAACAGCAGAAAGAAATGCCTTCTTCCTTTCAAAGTACACTGAAAAGTATAACTCAGGACACAACCAATGGTACAGACTGTAATGGCTTGAATATAAGTGCATCAGTTTCCTGTCTTGAAAatacaaaatcagaaaaaaacacagcagagcATCAGCTGAATAGTCTTGTTGATAAGACTGAGAAAAAGAATTCTGTGTTGCCAGAAAGTGGGCTTTATACTGGTGCTTTCAAAGGCAGAACAAATATGAATCTTCTGAGTGAAACAGAAAACTCAAAATGCAGTTTAATAGTTCAAGAAAGGCCTTTAAATTTATCTAAAGGCTCTTTTCAGGATCCGACAGTGACCTCTGCTTCTCGAGGCTCCTTAGCAACCAGCACCTGTCCCTTTTGTACTTACCGGACATTATATCCAGAGGTTCTAATAATGCACCGGCGACTGATGCATAAACCTCCCAATAACTCCAATGCTGTTAATAAAAATAGTATCAGAACCAGGGCAGCTCTTAAAGCCAGGCGTACTGGATGCCCACCATATCTTTTGGGCAAGGATGTGTCCCCTCTGCCTGTTAATTCTGGGAAAATGAAATCTCTGCCTACCCAATCAAAATCCTCATTCGTGGAGAAGGTAAAGCAATGTCCTGCTCTTCAGAACAAAACACCCATTCTTTTAGGGTTAAATTCCAGCAACTCTGCCCCAAGTAACTTGAAATCATGCAAATCTCACATTACTGGAGTTCAGATGAATAgttctaaacaacaacatgaaatacATCATACTTCTAGTAGCACTCCAGGACAAGACAGAGGGAAAAGGCTGGGTCCTAAAGCAAGATTTTTGGCATCTCAATCAGGTGTAAGCAGCAACTCTACTGGCTCTCCTGAGACTCGGTTGACTGAAGCTGCCTGGTCAAGCAATCGCGGAATTGAGTTTTTCAGCAACCGACATTCAGGGAATATAAATTTGGAATTTGATGGACCGCCTTCAAAAAGAACGAGGCCTAATCTTTTGGCCTCAGAGCAGGTTGATTCTTCCATGTATCGAAGAGGGAATGATGTCGGCAGATTACACGTTGCAGGCAGATATACAGGTCTGCTATCTCAGGAATGTTCACCCATCAAACCTGCTGCTGCATTCCTGCCAGTCAAACAGGGGCTTGTGAGCTCTGAAGTAGATGCTATAAATCCAGTAACTATTCTAAAGCCATACGAAACATATGGTCCTGGGCCGTTTTATAGTTCCTGTGGATCAAGTAGTGGCCAAGTCCCCATCTCTTCAAAAGAAG GAAAAAGGCCGGTGTCGTATCAACACTTGTCTAACTCCATACTACAGAAGCGAAGTTATGAGAGCTTTATTGGCAATACACAAAATCGAACGAGTGATAAAAGAACATGA